Proteins co-encoded in one Flavobacterium sp. M31R6 genomic window:
- the panD gene encoding aspartate 1-decarboxylase, translating into MHIQVVKSKIHRVRVTGADLNYIGSITIDEALLEAANIIEGEKVSIVNINNGERFDTYAIVGEKNSGIITLNGPAARKVQKDDIIIIISYATLEFEEAKTFKPWIVFPNEKDNSLT; encoded by the coding sequence ATGCACATTCAAGTTGTTAAATCAAAAATCCACCGAGTAAGAGTCACAGGAGCCGACTTAAATTACATCGGAAGTATCACTATAGACGAAGCATTATTAGAAGCAGCAAACATAATAGAGGGTGAAAAAGTTTCCATTGTTAACATAAATAATGGAGAACGTTTTGATACTTATGCCATTGTTGGCGAAAAAAATTCCGGAATAATCACCTTAAATGGACCAGCGGCACGTAAAGTTCAAAAGGACGATATCATCATCATCATTTCCTATGCAACTCTAGAATTTGAGGAAGCCAAGACATTTAAACCCTGGATTGTTTTTCCAAATGAAAAAGACAATTCATTGACATAA
- a CDS encoding DUF4270 domain-containing protein, with the protein MLKNSFFKTIPFLLFIVLFNSCDKEFNVVGEDIIGDNSFDIQKREYPVVAYNQKLGPIQSNNLEVNPLGIYNNPSFGTTNANFVTQVTLATLDPAFDASATIKKVVLTIPYFYDKNKTVVNPDGSSTYVLDSIYGPDKAKMKLSVYESGYFMRDLDPEEQFSQPQKYYNNQYSDFNQLKIGVPLNDGSNTAENTEFFFDPAEHVAKTTNSNGTEVTTRTPPGMELSLNKDFFLNKIIKSPAGPLIDNNAFKNYFRGLFFNIETIGGNPGNMAMLNFKYGKITITYSETINSVTTDKTLVLNLSGNTVSLLDQSNININYANATDPASINSDKGDANLYLKGGEGSMSILKLFDPTDNHGLELSDGPNKVPDELDDMRRNKYLINEASLVFHLNSGAMGTSYVPQRIYLYDFTNNQVLIDYRETTAVVSNTKNNKYIFGGILTKKSDVEGGSYYKFRITNHIRNLVKYADSTNVNLGLVVTEDINKSSFYALRDKTGFPLKAPMASVMNPLGTIVFGNNIPTDDKDYNKRLKFEIYYTKPN; encoded by the coding sequence ATGCTTAAAAATTCTTTTTTTAAAACAATTCCTTTCCTTTTATTTATTGTTCTTTTTAATTCCTGTGATAAAGAATTTAATGTTGTTGGTGAAGATATTATAGGCGATAATTCTTTTGATATACAAAAGAGGGAATATCCTGTGGTAGCATATAATCAAAAATTAGGGCCTATTCAATCAAATAATTTAGAGGTTAATCCTCTAGGGATATATAACAATCCTTCCTTTGGTACTACTAATGCGAATTTTGTTACTCAAGTAACTTTAGCGACTTTAGATCCTGCCTTTGACGCTTCAGCTACTATAAAAAAAGTGGTATTGACTATACCTTATTTTTATGATAAAAATAAAACTGTAGTAAATCCAGATGGAAGTAGTACTTATGTTTTGGATTCTATTTATGGTCCAGATAAGGCCAAAATGAAGCTCAGTGTTTATGAATCTGGTTATTTTATGAGGGACTTAGATCCTGAGGAACAATTTTCACAGCCTCAAAAATATTATAACAATCAATATTCGGATTTTAATCAGTTAAAAATTGGAGTCCCTTTAAATGACGGGTCGAATACAGCCGAAAATACAGAATTCTTTTTTGATCCGGCAGAGCATGTTGCAAAGACTACCAACTCAAATGGTACCGAAGTAACAACAAGAACGCCTCCTGGAATGGAGTTAAGTTTGAATAAGGATTTCTTCCTGAATAAAATAATTAAATCGCCAGCGGGACCTTTGATAGATAATAATGCGTTCAAAAATTACTTTAGAGGATTGTTTTTCAATATCGAAACTATAGGGGGTAATCCAGGAAACATGGCAATGCTTAATTTTAAGTATGGAAAGATAACGATTACTTATTCGGAGACTATAAATTCTGTAACTACAGATAAAACATTGGTATTAAATTTATCTGGTAACACTGTTAGTTTATTGGATCAAAGTAATATAAATATTAATTATGCAAATGCGACGGATCCCGCTAGTATTAACTCTGATAAAGGTGATGCTAATTTGTATCTTAAAGGAGGGGAAGGTTCAATGTCTATTTTGAAATTATTTGACCCAACTGACAATCATGGTCTTGAATTAAGCGATGGTCCGAACAAAGTTCCGGATGAGTTGGATGACATGAGAAGAAATAAATACCTTATTAATGAGGCAAGCTTAGTTTTTCATTTGAATTCGGGTGCTATGGGTACAAGTTATGTGCCGCAAAGAATTTATTTGTACGATTTTACAAACAACCAAGTGTTGATTGATTATAGAGAGACTACGGCTGTCGTTAGTAATACTAAAAACAATAAATATATTTTTGGGGGTATTCTAACCAAGAAATCCGATGTAGAAGGTGGTTCTTATTATAAATTTAGGATTACTAATCATATTAGAAATCTTGTCAAGTACGCTGATTCAACTAATGTTAACTTGGGATTAGTTGTTACAGAAGATATTAATAAGTCCAGTTTTTATGCTTTAAGGGATAAAACCGGTTTTCCTTTAAAAGCGCCGATGGCTTCTGTCATGAATCCATTAGGTACTATTGTCTTTGGTAATAATATTCCAACAGATGATAAGGATTATAACAAAAGATTGAAATTCGAAATTTATTATACAAAACCTAATTAA
- the panC gene encoding pantoate--beta-alanine ligase encodes MQIFYGKAALMDYLISLKTTNSSIGFVPTMGALHEGHQSLMLQSTKENDITVVSIFVNPTQFNNPEDLQKYPRTLDADILKISNINPEIIVFAPTVDDMYEGKTLSQSFDFDGLENKMEGKFRPGHFDGVGTIVKRLFEIVKPTRAYFGEKDFQQVQIVKKMVEKNHLDVTIVVCPIYREINNLAMSSRNERLTLHEREEAGIIYKILNGAKAKFSNNSAEKTTQWVKNEFNKNKIFTLEYFEIADETTLTTCKRKSKNKKYRAFVAVFVNNIRLIDTISLN; translated from the coding sequence ATGCAAATTTTCTATGGAAAAGCGGCTTTAATGGACTATTTAATCTCCTTAAAGACTACAAATTCTTCAATTGGATTTGTTCCGACAATGGGTGCTTTGCATGAGGGACATCAGTCGCTAATGCTTCAATCTACTAAGGAAAATGATATAACTGTTGTTAGTATTTTTGTAAATCCGACTCAATTTAACAATCCAGAAGACTTGCAAAAATATCCTCGCACTTTGGATGCTGACATACTAAAAATCTCGAACATCAATCCGGAAATTATCGTTTTTGCTCCAACAGTCGACGACATGTATGAAGGAAAAACCCTATCACAATCTTTCGATTTTGACGGATTGGAAAATAAAATGGAAGGAAAGTTTAGACCGGGGCATTTTGACGGTGTGGGAACCATTGTAAAACGTCTTTTTGAAATCGTAAAACCAACCAGAGCCTATTTTGGCGAAAAAGATTTTCAGCAGGTGCAAATCGTCAAAAAGATGGTTGAAAAAAATCACTTAGATGTAACAATTGTTGTTTGCCCTATTTATAGAGAAATCAACAACTTAGCTATGAGTTCTCGAAATGAACGCTTAACTTTGCACGAAAGAGAAGAAGCTGGAATTATCTATAAAATACTAAACGGAGCCAAAGCAAAATTCTCAAATAATAGCGCAGAAAAAACTACCCAATGGGTTAAAAATGAATTCAATAAAAATAAAATATTTACTTTAGAATACTTTGAAATTGCAGATGAAACAACACTTACGACTTGCAAACGAAAAAGTAAAAACAAAAAATATCGAGCATTCGTAGCGGTATTTGTCAACAACATCCGACTAATAGACACCATTTCATTAAATTAA
- a CDS encoding alpha/beta hydrolase, giving the protein MKHLFIVLLVFFSVSGYSQIKIIHFDSGKLQEKRELYVSLPASYEKNPTKRYPLLILMDGDYLLNPFLGTLNYGAHWDDLPEVIVVGISQGQNNQRSIDCGLDEVTGMPDGKSVDFFDFISLELLPFIQHDYRTTNFKIIAGHDITAAFSNFFLYKDNPLFNAYICLSPDLPVNMENDMPDILDSIKQPIFYYLSSADGDDKKMQERIKIFDTKIQTKKNPNLNYKFENFNDVSHFSLVLHSIPTALYQIFAAAQPISVLEYDTKIVTLKEGYVDYLKNKYDIIENSFGIKNPIRITDFKAIEAAIIENKDYNELDALAILADKSYPKSMLGDYELATMFEKKGDNPRAVRYYMSGFNKEEIADLTKDMMFAKAEELKKTFAKKPKIKGKVGQDTEAKQEVIEETPATDTPVTEEKKQ; this is encoded by the coding sequence ATGAAACATTTATTTATAGTATTACTAGTCTTTTTTTCTGTTTCTGGTTACTCACAAATAAAAATCATTCATTTCGATTCCGGAAAACTTCAAGAAAAAAGAGAGCTTTACGTTTCTCTACCTGCCTCCTATGAAAAAAATCCAACCAAAAGATACCCTCTATTAATTTTAATGGATGGTGACTATCTACTGAACCCGTTTTTAGGAACTTTAAACTATGGGGCTCATTGGGATGATTTACCTGAGGTAATTGTTGTAGGAATAAGCCAAGGTCAAAACAACCAAAGGTCAATTGATTGTGGTTTGGACGAAGTAACAGGAATGCCCGATGGGAAAAGTGTCGATTTCTTTGACTTTATATCTCTGGAACTCCTTCCATTTATACAACATGACTATAGAACTACCAATTTTAAAATCATCGCGGGGCACGATATAACTGCAGCCTTCTCAAACTTCTTTTTATATAAAGATAACCCATTATTCAATGCTTATATTTGTTTAAGTCCTGATTTACCGGTGAATATGGAAAATGATATGCCGGATATTTTAGATTCTATCAAACAGCCTATTTTTTATTATCTCTCTTCAGCAGACGGTGATGATAAAAAAATGCAAGAAAGAATTAAAATTTTTGATACCAAAATTCAAACCAAAAAAAATCCAAATCTAAATTACAAGTTTGAAAATTTTAACGATGTATCCCATTTCTCTCTAGTTTTGCATTCTATCCCAACAGCTTTGTATCAAATTTTTGCTGCGGCTCAACCTATTTCCGTACTAGAATATGACACAAAAATAGTAACGCTCAAAGAAGGCTATGTTGATTATTTAAAAAACAAGTATGATATCATTGAAAATTCATTTGGCATAAAAAATCCAATTCGAATTACCGATTTCAAAGCCATTGAAGCTGCTATTATTGAAAATAAAGATTACAACGAGCTAGATGCTTTAGCGATTCTTGCCGACAAAAGTTACCCAAAAAGCATGCTAGGCGATTATGAATTAGCTACCATGTTTGAAAAAAAAGGAGATAATCCAAGAGCCGTACGCTATTATATGTCGGGCTTCAATAAAGAAGAAATTGCCGATCTTACCAAAGACATGATGTTCGCCAAAGCAGAAGAATTGAAAAAAACCTTTGCCAAAAAACCAAAAATAAAAGGAAAAGTAGGCCAAGATACTGAAGCAAAGCAAGAAGTAATCGAAGAAACTCCTGCCACAGACACACCTGTTACAGAAGAAAAAAAGCAATAA
- a CDS encoding TonB-dependent receptor domain-containing protein: MRLYLLFLTLFFCSISFAQNSIKGVVTDENNQPIPGASIKVSGSNEGTTSDYDGSFVLVTKQAPPFSIDITAVGHASSSVNVESVSQKIQVKLSSEETKLNEIVVSASRAPERVLQSPVTIERMGIAQVKSTTAPTFYDGLENLKEVQFNTSSISFKTVNTRGFAAVGNTRFMQLVDGMDNSSPALNFVLGNLIGLSDIDVASVELLPGASSALYGANAFNGILFMNSKNPFTYQGISSYVKYGQTSQDVAGTNDYFDMGIRAATAFNKYFAVKANFNYMKATEWIADDRRSVTGGSIGHDGNQNYDGLNIYGDEVTTFINNVGQVSRTGYREKDLNDNKVNSVKADFSLHIRPWADDTEIMLQYKLGLGNTIYQGANRYALNDFFMSQTKIEIKGKNFFARAYQSSEDAGNSYDMRFAGWNVQRAAKSDTNWFTDYATSFQLSSAVLGLNADQAANYARSFADTNVSPGLNLVPNTDPTNPSAPRNARFEPGTPEFTSALNAVKSNPDFTQGAKFTDRSKIYHSDVNYNFKDLIKFAEIQVGGSARQYEMNSNGSIFTDYDGPIRYNEYGVYTQGSKLFMEDRLKVVASVRYDKSQNFDGNVSPRVSFVYSAGAQKNHNFRASYQTGFRNPTTQDQYIGLDLGPFALIGSAPENLVRYSEIRNVSAAGQAAGAAATVPMNGTNAYNNSYTLTSVQAFGAALSANPSDVAGAAALLKSANVQLVRPEEVKAYELGYRAVINNDLSVDLNGYYNQYNHFLNTSRVAGVYYGDVNTAINLSDPLSPVYALARSDRRIYQVYSNTSADVASLGFGVGLSKKVYKNFELGANYNYSQLDFDQSQDPGFVTGFNTPKHRVKASLGNTRLFKNFGFNTNVRWNSEYLWQSSFADGMIPSTTVVDAQINYAVPTCKLLFKVGATNIGGKDYIQVIGAGSIGQQWFASLTINP, from the coding sequence ATGAGATTGTATTTGCTTTTTTTAACATTATTCTTTTGTAGCATATCTTTTGCGCAAAATTCTATCAAAGGTGTTGTTACTGATGAAAATAATCAACCTATTCCAGGAGCTAGTATTAAAGTGTCTGGATCAAATGAAGGGACGACTTCGGATTATGATGGTTCCTTCGTGTTGGTTACCAAGCAGGCGCCTCCTTTTTCTATTGATATTACAGCGGTAGGACATGCTTCTTCCAGTGTAAATGTAGAGTCAGTATCTCAAAAAATTCAAGTAAAACTAAGTTCAGAAGAGACAAAATTAAATGAAATTGTAGTTTCTGCTTCTAGAGCACCGGAAAGAGTGCTTCAATCGCCTGTTACGATTGAAAGAATGGGAATTGCGCAAGTTAAAAGTACTACGGCTCCAACTTTCTATGATGGTTTAGAAAATTTAAAAGAAGTGCAATTCAATACCAGTAGTATCTCATTCAAAACAGTTAACACTAGAGGGTTTGCTGCTGTTGGGAATACTCGTTTTATGCAGTTGGTAGATGGAATGGATAATTCATCACCTGCGTTGAACTTTGTGCTGGGTAACTTAATTGGTCTTTCGGATATTGATGTGGCTAGTGTGGAGCTTTTACCTGGAGCTTCTTCTGCGTTGTATGGTGCTAATGCATTCAATGGAATTTTATTTATGAATAGTAAAAATCCTTTTACATATCAAGGGATTAGTTCTTATGTGAAATATGGTCAAACTTCTCAAGATGTTGCCGGTACTAATGATTATTTTGATATGGGAATTAGAGCGGCTACAGCTTTTAATAAATATTTTGCTGTAAAAGCTAACTTCAATTATATGAAAGCTACCGAATGGATTGCAGATGACAGAAGAAGTGTTACTGGTGGTTCAATTGGTCATGATGGGAACCAAAACTATGATGGTTTGAATATTTATGGAGATGAGGTAACTACTTTTATCAACAATGTTGGACAGGTAAGTAGAACTGGTTACCGTGAAAAAGATTTGAACGACAATAAAGTGAATAGCGTAAAAGCTGATTTTTCATTACATATTAGACCTTGGGCAGATGATACCGAAATCATGCTTCAGTATAAATTAGGTTTAGGAAATACAATTTACCAAGGAGCGAATAGATATGCTTTGAACGATTTCTTTATGAGTCAAACGAAAATTGAAATAAAAGGGAAAAACTTTTTTGCAAGAGCTTATCAATCTTCGGAAGATGCTGGTAACTCTTATGATATGCGTTTTGCAGGTTGGAATGTGCAAAGAGCTGCAAAATCAGACACTAACTGGTTTACAGATTATGCTACATCTTTTCAGTTGTCTTCAGCTGTTTTGGGACTTAATGCCGATCAAGCGGCCAATTATGCAAGATCTTTTGCTGATACCAACGTTTCGCCAGGTTTGAACTTAGTGCCTAATACAGATCCAACTAATCCTTCTGCGCCAAGAAATGCAAGATTTGAACCAGGAACTCCTGAGTTTACAAGTGCACTTAATGCTGTTAAAAGTAATCCTGATTTTACGCAAGGAGCTAAATTTACAGATCGATCTAAAATATACCACTCCGATGTTAATTATAACTTTAAAGACTTAATTAAGTTTGCTGAAATTCAAGTGGGAGGTTCTGCTCGTCAATACGAAATGAATTCTAATGGATCTATTTTTACCGATTATGATGGGCCAATTCGTTACAACGAATATGGAGTTTATACTCAAGGGTCTAAACTGTTTATGGAAGATCGTTTGAAAGTGGTTGCTTCTGTGCGTTATGACAAAAGTCAAAATTTTGACGGAAATGTTTCTCCAAGAGTTTCATTTGTTTATTCTGCTGGAGCACAAAAAAATCACAACTTTAGAGCTTCTTACCAAACAGGTTTTAGGAATCCTACTACACAAGATCAGTATATCGGACTTGACTTAGGGCCATTTGCTTTGATCGGTTCGGCACCGGAAAATTTAGTTCGTTATTCTGAAATTAGAAATGTGAGTGCCGCAGGACAAGCTGCAGGAGCAGCGGCTACAGTACCAATGAACGGTACCAATGCTTATAACAATTCTTATACATTAACTTCTGTTCAGGCTTTTGGTGCTGCTTTGTCTGCTAATCCTTCTGATGTTGCTGGAGCTGCTGCTTTATTGAAATCTGCAAATGTTCAGTTAGTTCGTCCAGAAGAAGTAAAAGCATATGAGTTAGGATATCGTGCCGTAATTAATAATGATTTATCGGTTGATTTGAATGGGTATTATAACCAATACAATCATTTCTTGAATACATCAAGAGTGGCTGGGGTTTATTATGGAGATGTTAATACAGCCATAAACTTATCAGACCCGTTAAGTCCTGTGTATGCTTTGGCAAGAAGTGACCGAAGAATTTATCAAGTATATTCTAATACTAGTGCTGATGTTGCTTCTTTAGGTTTTGGTGTTGGGTTGTCTAAAAAAGTGTATAAAAACTTTGAATTAGGAGCAAACTATAATTATTCTCAATTGGATTTCGATCAATCTCAAGATCCAGGATTTGTTACTGGATTTAATACTCCAAAACATAGGGTAAAAGCTTCGTTGGGAAATACAAGATTGTTTAAGAATTTTGGATTTAACACAAACGTAAGATGGAATTCTGAATATTTATGGCAATCTTCTTTTGCTGATGGAATGATTCCTTCTACCACTGTAGTTGATGCTCAAATCAATTATGCTGTTCCAACCTGTAAATTATTGTTCAAAGTTGGAGCTACTAATATTGGAGGTAAAGATTATATTCAAGTAATTGGAGCTGGATCTATCGGTCAACAATGGTTCGCTTCATTGACGATTAATCCTTAA
- the glmS gene encoding glutamine--fructose-6-phosphate transaminase (isomerizing), producing the protein MCGIVGYIGYREAYPIVIKGLKRLEYRGYDSAGVMLYDGETIKLSKTKGKVSDLEAKAEKEITTNGTIGIGHTRWATHGVPNDVNSHPHVSNSGDLVIIHNGIIENYAPLKVELIKRGYTFTSDTDSEVLINLIEEVQKKEKLKLGKAVQVALNQVVGAYAIAVFDKKNPNEIVAARLGSPLAIGIGEGEYFIASDASPFIEYTSNAVYLEDGEMANIRLHRPMKVRKIKDDSIVDPYIQELQMNLEQIEKGGYDHFMLKEIYEQPNVIKDTYRGRLHANEGIVQMAGVEDNLEKFLNADRIIIVACGTSWHAGLVAEYVIEEFARIPVEVEYASEFRYRNPIINSKDVVIAISQSGETADTMAAIKLAKEHGAFVFGVCNVVGSSISRESHAGAYTHAGPEIGVASTKAFTTQITVLTMLALRLAKAKGTLTQSDFHTYLQELEFIPEKVKEALETNDKTKEIAAVFKDAPNCLYLGRGYNFPVALEGALKLKEISYIHAEGYPAAEMKHGPIALIDELMPVIVIAPKQGHYDKIVSNIQEIKSRSGKIIAVVTKGDTQVRELADYVIEIPETSDALSPLITTIPLQLLSYHIAVMRGCNVDQPRNLAKSVTVE; encoded by the coding sequence ATGTGCGGAATTGTTGGATATATAGGCTATAGAGAGGCCTATCCTATAGTTATAAAGGGGTTAAAAAGATTGGAGTATCGCGGGTATGACAGTGCCGGTGTGATGTTGTATGATGGCGAGACAATAAAATTATCTAAAACAAAAGGAAAAGTATCGGATCTTGAGGCGAAAGCTGAAAAAGAAATCACTACAAACGGGACTATTGGAATTGGACATACGCGTTGGGCAACTCATGGTGTGCCAAATGATGTCAATTCGCATCCTCATGTTTCTAATTCGGGAGATTTAGTGATTATACACAATGGGATCATTGAGAATTATGCTCCTTTAAAGGTAGAACTAATAAAAAGAGGTTATACTTTTACTTCGGATACAGATTCTGAGGTTTTGATAAACCTTATAGAAGAGGTACAGAAGAAAGAAAAATTAAAATTAGGAAAAGCAGTTCAAGTGGCTTTAAATCAAGTGGTAGGTGCTTATGCTATAGCTGTTTTTGATAAAAAAAATCCTAATGAAATTGTTGCGGCAAGATTAGGAAGTCCATTGGCAATAGGTATTGGTGAAGGCGAATATTTCATTGCTTCGGATGCCTCACCATTTATTGAATATACTTCAAATGCAGTGTATCTTGAGGACGGGGAAATGGCTAATATCAGGTTACATAGACCCATGAAGGTCCGTAAAATTAAAGATGATTCTATCGTTGATCCTTATATTCAAGAACTTCAGATGAATTTGGAGCAAATTGAAAAAGGTGGTTACGATCATTTTATGTTGAAAGAAATTTACGAGCAACCAAATGTAATTAAAGATACGTACCGTGGAAGATTACATGCAAATGAAGGGATTGTTCAAATGGCTGGTGTTGAAGATAACCTTGAGAAATTTCTAAATGCGGACCGTATTATAATTGTTGCTTGCGGTACCTCTTGGCATGCTGGTTTAGTAGCTGAATATGTTATTGAAGAGTTTGCCAGAATCCCTGTTGAAGTTGAGTATGCTTCTGAATTTAGATATAGAAATCCAATCATAAACAGTAAAGATGTTGTGATTGCTATTTCTCAATCTGGTGAAACTGCCGATACTATGGCGGCTATAAAATTAGCAAAAGAACACGGAGCATTTGTTTTCGGGGTGTGTAATGTAGTTGGGTCGTCTATTTCAAGAGAGTCGCATGCCGGTGCTTATACTCATGCTGGACCAGAAATTGGAGTTGCTTCCACAAAAGCTTTTACAACTCAAATTACAGTTTTGACAATGTTGGCATTGCGTTTGGCTAAAGCTAAAGGAACTTTGACGCAGTCCGACTTTCATACTTATTTACAAGAATTGGAATTCATCCCTGAAAAAGTTAAAGAAGCATTAGAAACTAATGATAAAACTAAGGAAATTGCAGCTGTATTTAAAGATGCTCCAAATTGTTTGTATCTAGGTCGTGGATATAACTTCCCGGTAGCGCTAGAAGGGGCTTTGAAGTTAAAAGAAATTTCGTATATACATGCTGAGGGTTATCCTGCGGCTGAGATGAAACACGGACCAATTGCATTAATTGATGAATTGATGCCGGTTATTGTTATTGCTCCAAAACAAGGACATTATGATAAAATTGTAAGTAATATTCAAGAAATCAAATCCAGAAGTGGAAAAATTATTGCGGTAGTCACCAAAGGAGATACGCAAGTTCGCGAATTAGCAGATTATGTTATTGAGATACCAGAAACATCAGATGCATTGTCGCCATTGATTACTACTATACCGTTGCAACTTTTATCGTATCACATTGCTGTTATGAGGGGTTGTAATGTTGATCAACCTCGAAATTTAGCAAAATCGGTTACTGTTGAATAA
- a CDS encoding glycogen/starch synthase, whose amino-acid sequence MKDKRILYVSSEVVPYLAENEVSLMSYDVPKMINDQGGQIRIFMPRYGNINERRHQLHEVIRLSGMNLVVNDLDMPLIIKVASIPKERIQVYFIDNEEYFKRKATFADEEGVMYPDNDERAIFFAKGVVETVKKLNWVPDIIHVHGWMAAMLPVYMKHFYKNEALFSDTKIVTSVYSQSFDGTLDVEMINKVRFDGIPDEAIAELEVPNYENIIKATIRNSDAVIIASDGLSPSLTKFIESSNKPFLPLKHKDEFSVAYTEFYKNMLL is encoded by the coding sequence ATGAAAGATAAGAGGATATTATACGTATCATCTGAAGTTGTACCTTATCTCGCTGAAAATGAGGTTTCATTAATGTCTTATGACGTACCAAAAATGATTAATGATCAAGGAGGGCAAATTAGAATTTTTATGCCAAGGTATGGAAATATTAACGAGAGAAGACACCAATTGCATGAAGTGATTCGGTTGTCTGGAATGAATTTGGTGGTGAATGATTTGGATATGCCCCTTATTATTAAAGTAGCTTCTATTCCGAAAGAAAGAATACAGGTTTATTTTATAGATAACGAAGAATATTTTAAAAGAAAAGCAACTTTTGCCGATGAGGAAGGGGTGATGTATCCCGATAATGATGAGCGTGCGATCTTTTTTGCAAAAGGCGTTGTAGAGACTGTTAAAAAATTAAATTGGGTACCGGATATTATTCATGTACACGGTTGGATGGCCGCCATGTTGCCTGTTTACATGAAGCATTTTTATAAAAACGAAGCGTTGTTTTCAGATACTAAGATTGTTACGTCTGTTTATAGTCAGTCTTTTGATGGAACATTGGATGTTGAAATGATCAATAAGGTTAGATTTGATGGTATTCCTGATGAAGCAATTGCCGAACTAGAAGTTCCAAATTATGAAAATATTATAAAAGCAACTATTCGTAATTCTGATGCTGTAATTATTGCCTCAGATGGACTCTCCCCAAGTTTAACAAAATTTATAGAATCTTCTAATAAACCTTTTCTACCTTTGAAACATAAAGATGAATTTTCGGTGGCTTATACTGAATTCTATAAAAATATGTTGTTATAA